The window AAACGTGCAGTATAAGGGGCGATATAAATAACAAGCGGTACGATCGCCGCGGTGGTGCCAATTGAAGTTCCAACCATAAAGCGTGTTAATGGGATCATCGCCACCAGTAAGATGATAAAAGGTAATGAACGAATGGTATTGATCATTGGATTAAGAATGCGATAAATCCATTTATTTTCCCAAATCCCATCTGGGCGGGTCACGACAAGCAAAATGCCCAGTAAAATACCCAATAATGAGCCTATCACCAGCGCAATAGAAACCATGGTGAATGTTTCAGACATAGCAAGTAAAAACTGCTTACTTGTTAATGCGGTATCAAACCATTGTGTCATAGAACCCCCTTGCTAACAGCAACACCACGCTGGCGTAAAAACTCAACACCTTGATGAATACTTTCGTTGTCACCAATCAGTTGTACAAACATACTGCCAAGCACGACGCCACTGATTTCCTTCATATTGGCAAA of the Providencia stuartii genome contains:
- a CDS encoding methionine ABC transporter permease, with amino-acid sequence MTQWFDTALTSKQFLLAMSETFTMVSIALVIGSLLGILLGILLVVTRPDGIWENKWIYRILNPMINTIRSLPFIILLVAMIPLTRFMVGTSIGTTAAIVPLVIYIAPYTARLIENSLLSVHSGIIEAADSMGATNWQIVWHFILPEAKSSLILSLTAASITLVGATAMAGAVGGGGVGDLALNYGYQRFDNVAMAITVVTLVIIVQGMQMIGDYLAKKARYH